From the genome of Xiphophorus hellerii strain 12219 chromosome 11, Xiphophorus_hellerii-4.1, whole genome shotgun sequence, one region includes:
- the LOC116728735 gene encoding uncharacterized protein LOC116728735, translated as MASHRTSSLTEVLSSSLRFGKVSVRLSTHLSHSLPAFTPRPTVKPNGSTRTWKPLSAASPPPTPLTGPNSSLGWSTLTTATSRQLPVCPRSRLPLVINPLFFPQRKRISRSPQSVITSAVVGRSGTLLSVTSTTLRIEISAWLTGRGDQHPYTSLVNRFGFLHVTFRSNPFPESSLPDTLVPSPLKPYSVRRLSVSVCPPPSAPTPPSMCPRSNRSRPARSALQPHPPHPPVTLMAILHTPSVGSWTPVGEVAAGSTSSIGRATVRRTGPGSLVLPSWTLPLSPTIVPRCLPVRLGRQVATVEGGVLLCSGVLAAWWEFLCTLITFYHQMATGSGWSAVHYYPQLFVIILISGADLRSWPPVQRRLSVSQSRYL; from the coding sequence ATGGCATCCCACAGGACATCCTCTCTGACCGAGGTCCTCAGTTCGTCTCTCAGGTTTGGAAAAGTTTCTGTTCGGCTCTCAACGCATCTGTCTCACTCTCTTCCGGCTTTCACCCCCAGACCAACGGTCAAACCGAACGGCTCAACCAGGACCTGGAAACCACTCTCCGCTGCTTCACCTCCACCAACCCCTCTGACTGGTCCCAATTCCTCCCTTGGGTGGAGTACGCTCACAACAGCCACATCTCGGCAGCTACCGGTATGTCCCCGTTCGAGGCTTCCATTGGTTATCAACCCCCTCTTCTTTCCTCAGAGGAAAAGGATATCTCGGTCACCTCAGTCCGTCATCACATCCGCCGTTGTCGGAAGGTCTGGAACACTGTTATCAGTAACCTCAACCACACTGCGGATAGAAATAAGCGCCTGGCTGACCGGAAGAGGAGACCAGCACCCATATACGTCCCTGGTCAACAGGTTTGGCTTTCTTCACGTGACGTTCCGCTCAAATCCATTTCCAGAAAGCTCTCTCCCCGATACATTGGTCCCTTCCCCATTGAAACCGTACTCAGTCCGTCGGCTGTCCGTCTCCGTCTGCCCGCCTCCCTCCGCTCCCACCCCACCTTCCATGTGTCCCAGATCAAACCGGTCCAGACCAGCACGCTCTGCCCTCCAGCCgcaccccccccacccccccgtGACATTGATGGCCATCCTGCATACACCGTCCGTCGGATCGTGGACTCCCGTCGGCGAGGTCGCGGCTGGCAGTACCTCGTCGATTGGGAGGGCTACGGTCCGGAGGACAGGTCCTGGATCTCTGGTTCTTCCATCCTGGACCCTTCCCTTATCTCCGACTATCGTTCCTCGTTGCCTTCCAGTTCGTCTAGGCCGCCAGGTGGCGAccgttgaggggggggtactgttatgttccggggttCTGGCTGCATGGTGGGAGTTCCTGTGCACCCTTATTACCTTTTACCACCAGATGGCGACAGGTTCCGGCTGGAGTGCGGTGCATTATTATCCGCAGCTGTTCGTGATCATCCTCATCAGCGGCGCAGACTTAAGGAGTTGGCCGCCAGTCCAGCGTCGCCTGAGTGTTAGCCAgtcacggtacctctga
- the dnajb13 gene encoding dnaJ homolog subfamily B member 13 isoform X2, with translation MNRDYYETLELNRNATDADIKKAYRRLALKFHPCKNKELGSKLIFHELGEAYDVLSDPRKKATYDKFGDEGLKGGIPVEFTSGGTWSSKYTYHGNPDKTFRQFFGGDNPFADFHTIESALQFSSLVVGVEKTQDSPIERDLPLSLDDLFHGCIKKIKISRRVMNEDEQTSSIKEKILTIEVKPGWTEGTRIVFTKEGDQGPNCIPADIVFIVREKPHHSFTRQLSDLIYKAKISLEMALTGFSVNVETLDGKLLTIPVNDIVHQSYKKVLSGEGMPLPQDPTQRGSLILTFDIEFPEKLCAESKHLIKQALNLKYSH, from the exons ATGAACCGGGATTACTACGAGACTCTTGAGCTAAACAGAAACGCAACAGATGCAGATATCAAAAAGGC ATACCGACGTCTTGCGTTGAAGTTTCATCCgtgtaaaaacaaagaacttGGAAGTAAGCTGATATTCCACGAGCTGGGTGAAGCCTACGATGTTCTCAGTGACC caagaaaaaagGCAACTTATGACAAATTCGGTGACGAGGGACTCAAAGGTGGCATCCCTGTAGAGTTTACCAGTGGTGGAACTTGGTCCTCCAAATATACCTACCATGGCAATCCTGACAAAACCTTCAGACAGTTCTTTGGAGGTGACAACCCATTTGCAG ATTTTCACACCATAGAATCAGCTCTTCAGTTCAGCTCCCTGGTGGTAGGAGTCGAGAAAACACAAGATTCTCCAATAGAAAGAGATCTCCCTTTGTCCCTGGATGATCTCTTCCACGGATGCATAAAGAAGATTAAGATTTCTCGCAGG GTTATGAATGAGGATGAACAAACTTCCAGTATCAAGGAAAAGATTCTGACTATCGAAGTAAAACCTGGATGGACGGAAGGCACCAGAATCGTTTTCACCAAAGAGGGAGATCAG GGACCAAACTGCATCCCTGCAGACATTGTGTTCATAGTGCGGGAGAAGCCTCATCATTCGTTTACAAGACAGCTCAGTGACCTCATCTACAAGGCCAAGATCTCTCTGGAGATG GCCCTGACTGGCTTCTCTGTGAATGTGGAGACACTAGATGGCAAGCTGCTCACCATTCCTGTCAATGACATTGTGCA CCAGTCGTACAAAAAAGTGCTGAGTGGAGAGGGAATGCCGCTGCCGCAGGATCCGACCCAGAGAGGAAGCCTCATCCTCACCTTTGACATTGAATTCCCAGAAAAGCTCTGCGCTGAAAGCAAGCATCTGATCAAACAAGCTctaaatctgaaatattcacACTAG
- the dnajb13 gene encoding dnaJ homolog subfamily B member 13 isoform X1, with the protein MNRDYYETLELNRNATDADIKKAYRRLALKFHPCKNKELGSKLIFHELGEAYDVLSDPRKKATYDKFGDEGLKGGIPVEFTSGGTWSSKYTYHGNPDKTFRQFFGGDNPFADFHTIESALQFSSLVVGVEKTQDSPIERDLPLSLDDLFHGCIKKIKISRRVMNEDEQTSSIKEKILTIEVKPGWTEGTRIVFTKEGDQGPNCIPADIVFIVREKPHHSFTRQLSDLIYKAKISLEMVGHVCVLLSAIFVSFSSKFFFPSFKYENICQKIQFFYLSTKDLVM; encoded by the exons ATGAACCGGGATTACTACGAGACTCTTGAGCTAAACAGAAACGCAACAGATGCAGATATCAAAAAGGC ATACCGACGTCTTGCGTTGAAGTTTCATCCgtgtaaaaacaaagaacttGGAAGTAAGCTGATATTCCACGAGCTGGGTGAAGCCTACGATGTTCTCAGTGACC caagaaaaaagGCAACTTATGACAAATTCGGTGACGAGGGACTCAAAGGTGGCATCCCTGTAGAGTTTACCAGTGGTGGAACTTGGTCCTCCAAATATACCTACCATGGCAATCCTGACAAAACCTTCAGACAGTTCTTTGGAGGTGACAACCCATTTGCAG ATTTTCACACCATAGAATCAGCTCTTCAGTTCAGCTCCCTGGTGGTAGGAGTCGAGAAAACACAAGATTCTCCAATAGAAAGAGATCTCCCTTTGTCCCTGGATGATCTCTTCCACGGATGCATAAAGAAGATTAAGATTTCTCGCAGG GTTATGAATGAGGATGAACAAACTTCCAGTATCAAGGAAAAGATTCTGACTATCGAAGTAAAACCTGGATGGACGGAAGGCACCAGAATCGTTTTCACCAAAGAGGGAGATCAG GGACCAAACTGCATCCCTGCAGACATTGTGTTCATAGTGCGGGAGAAGCCTCATCATTCGTTTACAAGACAGCTCAGTGACCTCATCTACAAGGCCAAGATCTCTCTGGAGATGGTGGgtcatgtctgtgttttattgtcTGCCATATTTGTGTCCTTTTCTTccaagtttttctttccttccttcaaatatgaaaatatctgtcagaaaattcagtttttttatttgtctacaAAGGATTTGGTGATGTAG
- the LOC116728094 gene encoding ras-related protein Rab-6A isoform X1 — MSAAGDFGNPLRKFKLVFLGEQSVGKTSLITRFMYDSFDNTYQATIGIDFLSKTMYLEDRTIRLQLWDTAGQERFRSLIPSYIRDSAAAVVVYDITNVNSFQQTTKWIDDVRTERGSDVIIMLVGNKTDLADKRQVSIEEGERKAKELNVMFIETSAKAGYNVKQLFRRVAAALPGMDTTQDKNREDMIDIKLEKPPEQPVSEGGCSC; from the exons ATGTCTGCGGCCGGAGACTTCGGAAACCCTTTAAGAAAATTTAAACTGGTCTTTCTCGGGGAACAAAGTG TGGGAAAGACGTCATTGATCACCAGGTTCATGTATGACAGCTTCGACAATACGTACCAA GCCACAATAGGAATAGATTTCCTGTCAAAAACCATGTACCTTGAAGACAGAACA ATCAGGTTACAGTTGTGGGACACAGCGGGGCAGGAGCGATTTCGCAGCCTGATCCCAAGTTACATCAGAGATTCAGCCGCTGCTGTCGTTGTGTATGACATTACAA ATGTCAACTCTTTCCAACAAACCACAAAGTGGATTGATGATGTCAGAACAGAgagaggaagtgatgtcattatCATGTTGGTGGGAAACAAGACAGACCTTGCAGACAAAAG GCAAGTATCTATTGAGGAGGGTGAACGGAAAGCCAAAGaactaaatgtaatgtttattgagACTAGTGCGAAAGCAGGATACAACGTGAAGCAG CTTTTCCGCCGCGTGGCAGCCGCCCTCCCTGGCATGGATACCACACAGGACAAGAATAGAGAGGACA TGATCGACATAAAGTTGGAGAAACCACCCGAGCAACCGGTCAGCGAAGGAGGCTGTTCCTGCTAG
- the LOC116728094 gene encoding ras-related protein Rab-6A isoform X2 has translation MSAAGDFGNPLRKFKLVFLGEQSVGKTSLITRFMYDSFDNTYQATIGIDFLSKTMYLEDRTIRLQLWDTAGQERFRSLIPSYIRDSAAAVVVYDITNVNSFQQTTKWIDDVRTERGSDVIIMLVGNKTDLADKRQITTEEGEQRAKEMNVLFIETSAKTGYNVKQLFRRVAAALPGMDTTQDKNREDMIDIKLEKPPEQPVSEGGCSC, from the exons ATGTCTGCGGCCGGAGACTTCGGAAACCCTTTAAGAAAATTTAAACTGGTCTTTCTCGGGGAACAAAGTG TGGGAAAGACGTCATTGATCACCAGGTTCATGTATGACAGCTTCGACAATACGTACCAA GCCACAATAGGAATAGATTTCCTGTCAAAAACCATGTACCTTGAAGACAGAACA ATCAGGTTACAGTTGTGGGACACAGCGGGGCAGGAGCGATTTCGCAGCCTGATCCCAAGTTACATCAGAGATTCAGCCGCTGCTGTCGTTGTGTATGACATTACAA ATGTCAACTCTTTCCAACAAACCACAAAGTGGATTGATGATGTCAGAACAGAgagaggaagtgatgtcattatCATGTTGGTGGGAAACAAGACAGACCTTGCAGACAAAAG ACAGATAACCACAGAGGAAGGAGAGCAGAGAGCGAAAGAGATGAATGTTCTGTTTATTGAAACGAGTGCAAAGACAGGCTACAATGTCAAACAG CTTTTCCGCCGCGTGGCAGCCGCCCTCCCTGGCATGGATACCACACAGGACAAGAATAGAGAGGACA TGATCGACATAAAGTTGGAGAAACCACCCGAGCAACCGGTCAGCGAAGGAGGCTGTTCCTGCTAG